Proteins encoded within one genomic window of Acidithiobacillus sp. AMEEHan:
- a CDS encoding DUF2459 domain-containing protein, which translates to MLDTGWHTGWAVPAKSFLEVAPVLQHWFSSDQELLIGWGNRSFYMAQNPGVLTGLSALLPSKSVVLIQGLRSPDWPTQLLPQVRLFPLQVSHARFLRLTQYILGSLDEPLHAHGFPKKEPWYPGGEFFRSWRTYDALHTCNTWTAGSLQYMGFPVSPTGILFAGQVQSLMHSLHRG; encoded by the coding sequence GTGCTCGATACTGGCTGGCATACTGGGTGGGCAGTTCCGGCCAAGTCATTTCTCGAAGTTGCTCCGGTACTGCAGCACTGGTTTAGCTCCGATCAAGAGCTCTTGATTGGATGGGGAAACCGTAGTTTTTATATGGCGCAAAACCCCGGAGTTTTGACCGGACTTTCTGCGTTACTTCCGTCCAAAAGCGTGGTCTTGATTCAAGGACTTCGTTCTCCGGATTGGCCTACGCAATTGCTTCCTCAGGTTCGCTTATTCCCATTACAGGTCAGTCACGCCCGCTTTTTACGCTTGACTCAGTATATTCTTGGTTCCCTCGACGAGCCGCTTCATGCGCATGGCTTTCCCAAGAAAGAGCCCTGGTATCCGGGAGGTGAGTTTTTTCGCTCGTGGCGGACTTATGACGCGCTACACACCTGTAATACGTGGACGGCAGGGTCCTTGCAGTACATGGGATTTCCGGTGTCCCCAACAGGCATTCTCTTCGCAGGGCAGGTGCAATCTCTCATGCATTCTCTCCATCGCGGCTAA
- a CDS encoding YrhK family protein, with translation MAAIDNQQDDCLDFSLGKRDTLVIDRRYETLSIVNDFIIGFLFLIGSIFFFYSATETAGVWLFVIGSAQLLIRPSIRLAHNIHIKKLGGKNWDM, from the coding sequence ATGGCTGCCATCGATAATCAGCAGGATGATTGCCTGGATTTCTCTCTTGGCAAACGCGATACCCTTGTCATTGATCGTCGTTACGAAACATTAAGTATCGTTAACGATTTCATAATTGGTTTCTTATTTCTGATTGGTAGTATTTTCTTCTTTTACTCCGCGACAGAAACAGCTGGCGTCTGGCTTTTCGTCATCGGCAGCGCGCAATTGTTGATTCGCCCGTCGATTCGACTAGCGCACAATATTCACATCAAAAAACTCGGTGGAAAAAACTGGGATATGTAA
- a CDS encoding HAD family hydrolase, translating to MTHGDITKELANISAISLQPTAQQGMFKVSYYLALDLDYAALEEEILQRLWGLGVNAKLIWSVDELANIRLLDILPCSASKLHAIEFLVHQHGYSIDQTVFAGDSGNDLEVLGSHINSVLVANAHPDVREQALRLASASDLRDTLYLAKGGFLGMNGNYAAGILEGIAHYLPKTAAWMEPIA from the coding sequence ATGACCCATGGTGATATCACCAAAGAGCTTGCCAACATATCTGCCATCAGCCTCCAACCAACGGCACAGCAGGGTATGTTCAAGGTAAGTTATTATCTAGCTCTTGACCTGGATTATGCGGCTCTCGAAGAGGAAATTTTGCAAAGACTTTGGGGCTTGGGCGTAAATGCCAAGCTGATTTGGTCCGTCGATGAACTGGCTAATATACGTTTGCTGGATATCCTACCTTGCAGCGCCAGTAAGCTGCACGCCATAGAGTTTCTCGTCCACCAACACGGATATTCTATAGATCAAACAGTTTTTGCGGGCGATTCAGGCAATGATTTGGAGGTTTTGGGTAGTCATATCAACTCAGTCTTGGTGGCCAACGCCCACCCTGATGTTCGGGAACAGGCGCTTCGGTTGGCATCAGCCTCCGACCTACGCGATACCCTCTACCTTGCCAAGGGCGGATTCCTGGGAATGAACGGGAATTACGCCGCTGGTATTTTGGAAGGCATTGCTCACTACCTCCCGAAAACAGCAGCATGGATGGAACCGATAGCCTGA